The following coding sequences lie in one Jonesia denitrificans DSM 20603 genomic window:
- a CDS encoding S1C family serine protease, with protein sequence MTTPENTTPHSDHHNGAPTPTSAQQSLPVDAQPTTSLPATPPPPPSIPTPPPAAPEAPRAHTPRQRLWLPITTTAVLTAILASLGTATAINAWPQQDEPAQPAPTAATQDTTTTAPVAHSTSTNPDWQAVTSAVSASVVAIEVDAQSGSGQGSGVIIDSDGRILTNNHVVESGEQGTITVTLDDGRIFDATITGLDAATDLAVITLTDPPADLVPAIFADSNDVTVGDSVIAIGNPLGLSQTATTGIVSALNRPVTTAQTEDGTLVVTNAIQIDAAINPGNSGGPLFNAQGEVIGITSSIATMSQGMSGSSGSIGLGFAIPANLAQNIGDQLIANGEAEHAFLGVSMTDGTAEVDGATRQGALVAEVSDGSPADNAGITAQDLIISLNGKPVTGAESLTGLVRELQSGQQVPVEVVRDGTTRTVTVTLASRTENATTAPQNDDTTPDSTQPNNIPDLNDLFGQRPGRQG encoded by the coding sequence ATGACTACACCAGAAAACACCACACCACACTCAGACCACCACAACGGTGCCCCAACTCCCACCAGCGCACAACAATCGTTGCCTGTTGATGCCCAACCCACCACGTCGCTACCTGCGACACCGCCACCACCACCAAGCATCCCGACCCCGCCTCCCGCCGCCCCCGAGGCACCCAGGGCACACACTCCACGGCAACGCCTCTGGCTGCCCATCACCACCACAGCTGTTCTCACTGCGATCCTTGCATCGCTGGGGACTGCCACCGCGATCAACGCATGGCCACAACAAGACGAACCGGCTCAACCTGCCCCCACCGCAGCAACCCAAGACACAACAACGACCGCGCCTGTCGCCCACTCCACGTCCACCAACCCTGACTGGCAGGCAGTCACATCGGCAGTCTCAGCCTCAGTCGTAGCCATCGAGGTCGACGCTCAAAGCGGGTCAGGTCAAGGGTCCGGAGTAATCATTGACTCGGACGGGCGGATCCTCACCAACAACCACGTTGTGGAATCAGGTGAACAAGGCACGATCACGGTCACTCTGGACGACGGTCGGATCTTTGACGCAACGATCACAGGTCTTGACGCAGCCACCGACCTTGCTGTCATCACACTGACAGACCCGCCCGCAGACCTCGTCCCCGCCATCTTCGCTGACTCTAACGATGTCACTGTCGGAGACTCAGTCATCGCCATTGGAAACCCCCTTGGCCTGTCGCAAACCGCAACCACCGGGATCGTTTCTGCGCTCAACAGGCCCGTAACGACAGCCCAAACAGAAGACGGAACCCTCGTCGTCACCAACGCCATCCAAATTGACGCCGCCATTAACCCCGGTAACTCCGGTGGGCCACTGTTCAACGCCCAAGGCGAGGTCATCGGAATCACCTCGTCTATTGCAACAATGTCGCAAGGAATGTCCGGAAGTTCCGGGTCCATCGGACTCGGATTCGCGATCCCCGCGAACTTGGCGCAAAACATTGGTGACCAACTCATCGCCAACGGCGAAGCAGAACATGCCTTCCTTGGTGTGTCCATGACGGACGGCACCGCAGAAGTCGACGGTGCCACCCGCCAAGGCGCGCTCGTGGCAGAAGTCAGTGACGGGAGCCCAGCAGACAATGCCGGGATTACCGCTCAAGACCTCATCATCTCTTTGAACGGCAAACCTGTGACCGGAGCTGAATCGCTGACTGGTCTCGTGCGCGAACTTCAATCAGGCCAACAAGTCCCGGTAGAAGTGGTCCGTGACGGCACAACCCGCACCGTGACCGTGACCCTGGCTAGTCGCACCGAAAACGCGACCACCGCACCACAAAACGACGACACGACACCAGACTCCACCCAACCCAACAACATCCCGGACCTCAACGACCTCTTTGGTCAGCGTCCAGGACGTCAAGGGTAA
- a CDS encoding isochorismate synthase, which translates to MNPVDRVASSSLSSGSVSGQVPRLVAHTVSVEPLGEGVDALLAVLPGSGALAWVRRGEGLVGWGEAARVVTSGPQRFEAAQAWWAQVRELAVVRDDVRRAGTGLVAFGSFAFSYASADESVLIVPKVVVGRRGSSWWLTTICAEDASGQTSAHVDLLAAHLDEVRHHDPVVSAGSVSFSDGSVSRAQWMDIVAQAVGRIRGGELDKIVLARDVVATAERPIDTRFLLTHLVSAYQGCWTFSVGGLVGATPELLVRAERGLATSRVLAGTIQRTGDDETDTARAGLLAKSSKDLEEHEYAVISVAEALAPHCTSLNVPESPFVLHLPNVLHLASDVTGVIDPHRHETSLSLAAALHPTAAVCGTPTVRAAHMIADIELMDRGRYAGPVGWMGGDGDGEWGIALRSGHLDPTDARVMRVFAGCGIVAASVPADELVETDAKLAPMVSALQGGVA; encoded by the coding sequence GTGAATCCTGTTGATCGTGTCGCGTCGTCGTCGTTGTCGTCTGGGAGTGTGTCGGGGCAGGTGCCGAGGTTGGTGGCGCATACTGTTTCGGTGGAGCCGTTGGGTGAGGGTGTGGATGCCCTGTTGGCGGTGTTGCCTGGTTCTGGTGCGTTGGCGTGGGTGCGTCGTGGTGAGGGGTTGGTGGGTTGGGGTGAGGCTGCTCGGGTGGTGACTTCTGGTCCGCAGCGGTTTGAGGCGGCGCAGGCGTGGTGGGCGCAGGTGCGCGAGTTGGCGGTGGTGCGTGACGATGTGCGTCGTGCAGGCACGGGCTTGGTTGCGTTTGGGTCGTTTGCTTTTTCGTATGCGTCTGCTGATGAGTCGGTTCTTATTGTGCCGAAGGTTGTGGTGGGGCGTCGCGGGTCGTCGTGGTGGTTGACAACGATTTGTGCGGAGGATGCCTCGGGTCAGACCAGTGCGCATGTGGATTTGTTGGCTGCGCATTTGGATGAGGTGCGTCACCATGACCCGGTGGTGTCGGCGGGGTCGGTGTCGTTTTCGGATGGGTCGGTGTCGCGTGCGCAGTGGATGGACATTGTGGCACAGGCTGTCGGGAGGATTCGTGGCGGTGAGCTGGACAAGATTGTGCTGGCTCGCGATGTGGTGGCTACTGCCGAACGTCCTATTGATACCCGATTTTTGTTGACGCATTTGGTGTCTGCGTATCAGGGGTGTTGGACGTTTAGTGTGGGGGGTTTGGTGGGGGCGACCCCGGAGTTGCTGGTGCGTGCGGAGCGCGGGTTGGCAACGTCACGGGTGTTGGCGGGCACTATCCAGCGGACGGGCGATGATGAAACCGATACTGCTCGTGCCGGGTTGTTGGCGAAGTCATCAAAGGATCTCGAGGAGCATGAGTATGCGGTGATTTCGGTAGCGGAGGCGTTGGCTCCTCACTGCACGTCGTTAAATGTTCCTGAGTCGCCTTTTGTGCTGCATTTGCCGAACGTGTTGCATTTGGCCAGTGATGTGACTGGGGTGATTGATCCGCACCGTCATGAAACGTCGTTGTCGTTGGCGGCGGCGCTTCACCCGACTGCAGCGGTGTGTGGCACACCGACTGTGCGGGCTGCTCACATGATCGCGGACATTGAGTTGATGGACCGTGGCCGGTATGCGGGCCCGGTGGGGTGGATGGGTGGTGATGGTGATGGTGAGTGGGGTATTGCGTTGCGCTCTGGCCACCTTGACCCAACCGATGCCAGGGTGATGCGCGTGTTCGCTGGGTGCGGCATTGTTGCCGCGTCAGTCCCAGCTGATGAGTTAGTTGAGACTGACGCGAAGCTCGCTCCGATGGTGTCGGCGTTGCAAGGTGGGGTGGCGTAG
- a CDS encoding o-succinylbenzoate synthase, which translates to MHVYSLPLTTRFRGITTRHGVLTHGPHGWAEFSPFEEYDDTEATAWYRCAWEAAHLTPPPTHRTRIPVNVTIPATTPEHAHARVLASHGCTTAKVKVAEPGQTLAHDQERLEAVRDALGPTGHIRIDANGAWDPDTALHNLRHLDKAAGGLQYAEQPCPTVEDLATLRRRTTIPIAADESIRRTGDPHRVVAAHAADILILKVQPLGGIRACLELAEELALPVVVSSALESSVGIAYGLQLAASLPTLDYACGLATTSLFTTDTVPTPLTPTNGMMNLPIAQPTPHTLTTTAAPPTVRTWWEQRVHRVAALAGLPPLA; encoded by the coding sequence GTGCACGTCTACTCCCTGCCCCTGACCACCCGCTTCCGCGGCATCACCACCCGCCACGGCGTCCTCACCCACGGTCCCCACGGGTGGGCAGAATTCTCCCCCTTCGAGGAATACGACGATACCGAAGCCACCGCCTGGTACCGGTGCGCCTGGGAAGCAGCACACCTCACCCCACCACCAACCCACCGCACTCGCATCCCCGTCAACGTCACCATCCCCGCCACCACGCCCGAACACGCCCACGCCCGCGTCCTCGCGTCACACGGCTGCACCACCGCAAAAGTGAAAGTCGCAGAACCTGGTCAAACCCTCGCCCACGACCAAGAACGCCTCGAAGCAGTCCGTGACGCACTCGGTCCCACCGGACACATCCGCATCGACGCCAACGGCGCCTGGGACCCCGACACCGCCCTCCACAACCTACGCCACCTCGACAAAGCCGCCGGTGGACTCCAATACGCCGAACAACCCTGCCCCACAGTCGAGGACCTCGCCACCCTACGCCGCCGCACCACCATCCCCATCGCCGCCGACGAATCCATCCGCCGCACAGGAGACCCTCACCGCGTCGTTGCCGCACACGCAGCCGACATCCTGATCCTCAAAGTCCAACCCCTCGGCGGCATCCGCGCCTGCCTCGAACTCGCCGAAGAACTTGCACTGCCCGTCGTCGTGTCCTCCGCCCTGGAATCATCGGTCGGTATCGCCTACGGACTCCAACTTGCCGCCAGCCTCCCCACCCTCGACTACGCCTGTGGACTGGCCACCACCTCACTGTTCACCACCGACACCGTCCCCACACCCCTCACCCCCACCAACGGCATGATGAACCTACCCATAGCCCAACCCACACCGCACACTCTCACCACCACCGCAGCACCCCCCACCGTCCGCACCTGGTGGGAACAGCGTGTCCACCGAGTCGCCGCGCTCGCAGGCCTGCCGCCACTCGCGTGA
- a CDS encoding TetR/AcrR family transcriptional regulator — translation MTTQPRRQTRGTARRDTIIDAARSLITQHGPSYLTHRRVADTAGVPLAATTYYFTSLVDLLAAAGERMWSSWTTHTVTCVTQALMNPPHTPDEYSAVIVDAILPPGDDTALRGHYEHLISQGRNHASTPTLDAYRATHRQAVDTLITALGLPLTADTVIACVEGAALRSLGNHDTPRETARHQLTLLLDAATPAHAIPA, via the coding sequence ATGACCACCCAACCGCGACGACAAACGCGTGGAACAGCCCGTCGAGACACAATCATCGACGCTGCCCGCAGCCTCATCACCCAGCACGGGCCCTCCTACCTCACCCACAGACGAGTCGCAGACACCGCTGGGGTGCCACTCGCGGCAACCACCTACTACTTCACCTCCCTCGTCGACCTCCTCGCCGCCGCCGGTGAACGCATGTGGTCATCGTGGACCACCCACACAGTCACCTGCGTCACCCAAGCACTTATGAACCCGCCACACACACCAGACGAATACAGCGCAGTGATCGTCGATGCGATCCTCCCCCCAGGCGACGACACCGCCCTGCGAGGCCACTACGAACACCTCATCAGCCAAGGACGCAACCACGCCTCCACCCCCACCCTGGATGCCTACCGGGCCACACATCGACAAGCAGTCGACACCCTCATCACCGCGCTAGGCCTCCCACTCACCGCCGACACCGTGATCGCCTGTGTCGAAGGCGCAGCCCTCCGCTCCCTGGGAAACCACGACACCCCCCGCGAGACCGCACGCCACCAACTCACCCTCCTGCTTGACGCAGCCACCCCCGCCCACGCCATTCCCGCATAA
- the menD gene encoding 2-succinyl-5-enolpyruvyl-6-hydroxy-3-cyclohexene-1-carboxylic-acid synthase, whose product MSAPDLSAELPTSLSTAWELITQFVALGGRHVVLSPGSRSAPLAYVAAVAHEAGLLTLHVRIDERSAAFVALGMAKADPSRPVIVAMTSGTAVANAHPAVLEADHSGLPLIVVSADRPFELRGTGANQTTTQPGMFGCAVRWSTDIPAFAGVDGMTPADAQATRNAVNRAVAYSVGSVGGPRGPVHINVAFRDPLAPSSEQREELVRRAQRVRANGLDGGTVFVSSYPPNDASITAGQTRNTDVTHDVIDGLRTTTRTVILAGDTAPTQIIDIAERYGWPILAEPSSGVNGAAPTIAGGALILARAGHPISSVYRTLVEQVEHVIVVGHPTLSRDAIALMRRAPQLTIAPDHRVQWTDPTGTATAVIPFSVLSPHLRSATAVSTDATWLSRWQQAGSDLLTQLSEQLDAQEQFSAPGHLAPYQYVRALVASVTPQHILMVGASSVIRDIDRVAPVPACVQVYANRGLAGIDGTVSTAQGIALTSPDRHTVLVLGDLTFLHDINGLVIGPEEPPVSLTIVVLNDNGGAIFGGLEHARSGDPALLERVFATPHGARIDDLARGYGATYQRVNTPEDLGGMLTVKPAGIHVVEVVTSREERGNLDALLSQ is encoded by the coding sequence ATGTCTGCGCCTGACCTGTCCGCTGAGTTGCCCACGTCGTTGAGCACGGCGTGGGAGCTGATCACCCAGTTTGTGGCGCTTGGTGGACGCCACGTGGTTCTTTCGCCAGGATCTCGGTCCGCGCCTTTGGCGTATGTCGCAGCGGTTGCCCATGAGGCTGGGTTGCTGACACTGCATGTGCGCATCGACGAACGAAGCGCCGCGTTTGTCGCGTTAGGGATGGCCAAAGCGGATCCGAGTCGACCAGTTATTGTGGCCATGACATCAGGAACCGCGGTCGCGAACGCACATCCGGCAGTGCTTGAAGCTGACCACAGCGGATTGCCCCTCATCGTGGTGTCTGCAGACCGACCTTTTGAGTTGCGTGGCACCGGTGCCAACCAGACAACGACCCAACCAGGGATGTTTGGGTGTGCCGTGCGCTGGTCCACTGACATACCAGCGTTCGCGGGAGTGGACGGCATGACACCAGCCGATGCGCAGGCAACCCGAAACGCAGTGAACCGGGCGGTGGCCTACTCGGTGGGGTCGGTTGGGGGCCCTCGTGGCCCCGTGCACATCAATGTGGCATTCCGAGACCCGCTTGCCCCATCATCTGAGCAACGTGAGGAACTTGTCCGCCGCGCACAACGTGTGCGCGCCAACGGGTTAGACGGTGGGACTGTGTTTGTGTCCAGTTACCCACCGAACGATGCCTCCATCACCGCTGGCCAAACAAGAAACACTGACGTCACACATGATGTGATTGACGGTCTTCGCACCACCACACGCACGGTCATCCTCGCGGGTGACACCGCCCCCACCCAGATCATTGACATCGCTGAGCGGTATGGGTGGCCGATCCTCGCTGAACCCTCGTCAGGGGTCAACGGGGCAGCGCCAACCATTGCTGGTGGGGCGCTGATCCTGGCCCGTGCAGGACACCCCATCAGCAGCGTCTACCGTACGTTGGTCGAGCAAGTTGAGCACGTTATTGTTGTGGGGCACCCCACATTGAGTCGTGATGCGATTGCGCTGATGCGTCGCGCCCCACAGCTGACAATCGCACCAGATCACCGGGTCCAATGGACAGACCCCACGGGGACAGCAACGGCAGTCATCCCGTTCTCTGTTCTTTCCCCTCACCTTCGCTCCGCAACCGCTGTGTCCACCGACGCCACCTGGCTGTCTCGGTGGCAGCAGGCCGGCAGCGACCTGCTCACTCAACTTTCCGAGCAACTGGACGCACAGGAACAGTTTTCCGCTCCCGGGCACTTAGCGCCATACCAGTATGTGCGCGCGCTCGTGGCCAGTGTGACCCCCCAGCACATCCTCATGGTGGGGGCGTCCTCGGTGATCCGCGATATTGATCGCGTCGCCCCTGTTCCTGCGTGCGTGCAGGTGTACGCGAACCGTGGGTTGGCGGGAATTGATGGCACTGTCTCGACAGCGCAGGGCATCGCCTTGACCTCGCCCGACCGTCACACTGTCTTGGTCCTTGGTGACCTCACTTTCCTCCACGACATCAATGGTCTTGTCATTGGCCCAGAAGAGCCCCCCGTGTCGTTGACCATTGTTGTCCTCAACGACAACGGTGGGGCGATCTTTGGTGGGCTTGAACATGCCCGCAGCGGCGACCCAGCCCTGCTGGAACGAGTGTTTGCCACCCCGCATGGCGCGCGCATCGACGATCTTGCCCGCGGGTACGGGGCCACCTATCAGCGGGTTAACACACCAGAAGACCTCGGTGGCATGCTCACAGTCAAGCCTGCTGGGATTCACGTCGTCGAGGTCGTCACCTCACGGGAAGAACGAGGAAACCTTGATGCACTTCTCTCACAGTGA
- a CDS encoding demethylmenaquinone methyltransferase — protein sequence MPRADLDKKPTDVAAMFDGIARRYDLTNDIISLGQDRRWRRATVDAVNAQPGERILDLAAGTGTSSLPFDAAGARVIPCDFSTGMLAVGRSRRPDLPFIAGDAMKLPFADESFDAATISFGLRNVADTHAALAEILRVLRPGGRLVVCEFSTPTWGPMRTVYSEYLMKALPRVAGAITSDSGSYSYLAESIAHWPDQETLGALMLRVGYRPVRYRNLSGGIVALHHAAKPHSERQ from the coding sequence ATGCCACGAGCCGACCTCGACAAAAAGCCCACCGACGTCGCCGCGATGTTCGACGGAATCGCCCGCCGCTACGACCTCACCAACGACATCATCTCCCTCGGCCAAGACCGCCGCTGGCGTCGCGCCACCGTCGACGCCGTCAACGCCCAACCCGGGGAACGCATCCTCGACCTCGCTGCCGGAACCGGCACCTCCTCACTCCCGTTCGACGCTGCAGGAGCACGCGTCATCCCCTGCGACTTCTCCACCGGGATGCTCGCAGTAGGCCGCAGCAGGCGTCCCGACCTGCCCTTCATCGCCGGCGACGCCATGAAACTTCCCTTCGCCGACGAATCATTCGACGCCGCAACCATCTCCTTTGGCCTGCGCAACGTCGCCGACACCCACGCAGCGCTCGCCGAGATTCTCCGGGTGTTGCGTCCTGGCGGGCGGCTTGTTGTGTGTGAATTTTCCACACCCACGTGGGGTCCGATGCGCACCGTGTACTCCGAATATCTGATGAAGGCGCTGCCGCGGGTGGCAGGGGCGATCACCTCAGATTCGGGGTCCTATTCGTACCTGGCTGAGTCCATTGCCCACTGGCCTGATCAAGAAACGTTGGGGGCCTTGATGCTGCGTGTGGGCTACCGTCCTGTGCGTTACCGAAACCTCAGCGGAGGCATTGTAGCTTTGCACCATGCTGCGAAACCTCACAG